The genomic stretch CTCTTGGTCCGTTACTCGGACTAATGATCTTCTTGTTTATCTTTCGCATTGTTCTGACCTGGTACCCTCAGGTAGACCTGAATCGCTTGCCATTTAATCTAGTAGCTTGGCCAACGGAACCCTTTTTAGTGCCAATGCGCAAAATTGTCCCTCCCATTGGTGGGGTTGATATTAGCCCAATTATTTGGGTAGGGATTTTCAGCCTGCTGCGGGAAATTCTGTTAGGTCAGCAGGGAATCCTCAGGATGATGATCTAGAAGGTTGAAGGGTTGTAGGTTCTCTATCAGAATGCAGAATTAAGAATTAAGAATTTAGAATTTAGAATTTAGAATTTAGAATTAAGAATTTAGAATTAAGAATTTAGAACTCTACATTCTTAATTCTAAAATGTTGCAGGTTGTTTGGTTGTTCGCCTTTGGCGTTCGGTGTAGGGTAGGTTGTTTGGTTGAACGCGATTGCGTGGCCTTTTGGCCAAGGTTGAAGGTTGAAGGTTAGAGGTTGTAGGTTACAGCTTGCCGGTTGCAGCTTATCGGTTGCAGGGGTAATATGTAACCATTCACTTACCTCCAATGGTTTTAGCTTTCCCAGCGAGAAGCCCCACGCCTGAAAGTGAAACGTCAGGGTGGGACGGGGCGTATAAACCGTTGAAGTATAACAAGACGCGATCGCTTAGCGTGCGCGTAGCGCTATCGCTAATTACCAAGGACTTACTTTTGTTTTTCTTCCTACTTCTGCCTTCAGCATAGCTGCGGTTCAGGTCATCATTTCCTTCTCGACAAAATTGGTATAGACCTGACCCTCAAGAAAGGCTGGTGTCTCTAGAATTTTTTGATGGAAAGTCAGGGTGGTGGTGACTCCGGTAATGGCACACTCCCTTAAGGCTCGTTTCATGCGCTGAATGGCAGCATCACGGGTGGGACCCCAAACGATTAATTTGCCAATCAGAGAGTCGTAATAGGGGGGGATTTCGTAATCGGGGTAAACATGGGAATCCATGCGCACCCATGGTCCTCCTGGTGGTAGGTAAGCACTA from Moorena sp. SIOASIH encodes the following:
- a CDS encoding YggT family protein; translation: MTAATIAIWTLGPLLGLMIFLFIFRIVLTWYPQVDLNRLPFNLVAWPTEPFLVPMRKIVPPIGGVDISPIIWVGIFSLLREILLGQQGILRMMI